One genomic segment of Halalkalicoccus tibetensis includes these proteins:
- a CDS encoding ribbon-helix-helix domain-containing protein — MPKVEITVPEHLEMQIAQMVDQGEFATREEAIEDLLSAGLKAYKTSGSQSQMDEEPGLEEDGMMGHDDEYVF; from the coding sequence ATGCCGAAAGTAGAAATCACCGTCCCGGAGCACCTCGAGATGCAGATCGCACAGATGGTCGACCAGGGCGAATTCGCGACCCGCGAGGAGGCCATCGAGGACCTGCTCTCAGCGGGGTTGAAAGCCTACAAGACGAGCGGATCGCAATCACAGATGGACGAGGAACCCGGACTCGAGGAGGACGGGATGATGGGTCACGACGACGAGTACGTCTTCTGA
- a CDS encoding sulfite oxidase-like oxidoreductase — MSTTDVTDLYREFGDERLPPGQRETSKFPVLSKGSVPDWNREDWEFTVTGAVEEELSFSWEEFTDLPRTTQRQDFHCVTGWSKFDCEFTGVPFPELAERAGVRDEAVHVMFSALDGYTTNLPLADCTREEVLFTWEFDGESLAPEHGGPLRVVTPHKYAYKGAKWVDGIEFLTEPERGFWEKRGYSNTADPWNEERYS, encoded by the coding sequence ATGAGTACGACCGACGTGACCGACCTCTATCGGGAGTTCGGCGACGAACGGCTGCCGCCGGGACAGCGCGAGACCTCGAAGTTCCCGGTGCTTTCGAAGGGGTCGGTCCCCGACTGGAACCGCGAGGACTGGGAGTTCACCGTCACCGGGGCCGTCGAGGAGGAGCTGTCGTTCTCGTGGGAGGAGTTCACCGACCTCCCGCGGACGACCCAGCGCCAGGACTTCCACTGTGTCACGGGCTGGAGCAAGTTCGACTGCGAGTTCACCGGCGTCCCGTTCCCCGAGCTCGCCGAGCGCGCCGGGGTCCGTGACGAGGCGGTCCACGTCATGTTCTCCGCGCTCGACGGCTACACGACGAACCTCCCGCTCGCGGACTGCACCCGCGAGGAGGTGCTGTTCACCTGGGAGTTCGACGGCGAGTCGCTCGCCCCCGAACACGGCGGCCCGCTCCGCGTCGTGACGCCCCACAAGTACGCCTACAAGGGCGCCAAATGGGTCGACGGGATCGAGTTCCTGACCGAGCCCGAGCGCGGTTTCTGGGAGAAACGCGGCTACTCGAACACGGCCGACCCGTGGAACGAGGAGCGATACAGCTGA